Proteins from a genomic interval of Methanofollis formosanus:
- a CDS encoding Ig-like domain-containing protein: protein MVDRSYHECLFIFLGLLIICMTVTASENLQLSVDTGSEWVVGGGTGGVVVTAWVNNSDGSPLKGADVVFSCNTTMGSFSRTTGQTDEDGRAMTTFLPGKKSGTALINVTASSDEGHTVNRSCEQQIDHAEPYRLRSFECKNEVPAGSTTEIVLSMEDEYGNLIDARNEIENVTFYVGSPGDRAHFGNGEKEIVVPVDGSGVVSVGLTIDTKAGENIVYIDLPEGIKDEYLTIIGTGDEMPYELTGEVDSDWVPANGKDLFTITYTVLDQHKNPCNGTEIAISTSLGENEGQTVLTNRAGRATITYGPRNTVGKVTITATTLQNENLIDTQVVEFTSTAPVRMVLTASPRMMPSGDVPNAKPARVMAKVVDMKGYPVAGEKVTFTIKSPHGDAQIEPPYWASPAGDNTTEAFTDEQGYAVALLYPGSFEVGEYSPARAGCTVGAVWDSYPEQTVDLEWTNVPYLSVLTNVTPPKAAWNDTVEVDITLIGNGYKLQRKPVDVVLVMDKSVSMRYRDNNGNIVLSLSKSRLNEAQNSAKDFVNQMDLECGRGRVGLIVMNEFAKKAQSLTNDSQKINADIDDLAPIPSFSLTVLLNMAKDVLDGKTNMRDSLKLAIDELNSSGRPDAVKAVVLISDGKWNINGNPLAQGIGWTEEYDFSKYYFEDEDYHYYSDIKGEETLSYSFEGQWCKGDKKYLRYHRYDRPSRFIYGDTYWVPDIPSKNDTTRGKIACYDGQFTNQNMSVYAANNDVILYTIGFASTDLTEMEPYMVTLSESTGGRYTWAKNETELKKVYSEIAGELWIEAGVNTSLALDFTDVTVSTNTSVLTAAGDEVFEYIPETHEKMVWFNEDSVEGYPKSRNDAENWTKGRLDFDIGTIKLNQTWQATFKLKVRPNPDAIGNVKILDENSILTFNEADTLRVPDTYLTVMRSLNNVPLGDASLTLDGLRETGITRQTMDIAWNLTYTGNSTVTETVEYRAEHGSWALAETRTAGKGETHERARLDIRDLPLTTYYIRVVADTDDAGSRHCIMQVDLGALLNDKTYLKIE from the coding sequence ATGGTGGACCGATCCTATCATGAGTGCCTGTTCATTTTTCTCGGGCTTCTGATCATCTGCATGACGGTTACGGCCTCGGAGAACCTGCAACTATCGGTCGATACCGGTTCGGAGTGGGTGGTCGGGGGGGGCACCGGCGGGGTGGTGGTGACCGCGTGGGTGAACAACAGCGACGGGAGTCCGCTGAAGGGGGCCGATGTTGTCTTCTCCTGTAACACTACTATGGGTTCGTTCTCCCGGACGACAGGCCAGACCGATGAAGATGGACGGGCGATGACGACGTTTCTGCCGGGGAAGAAGAGCGGCACCGCACTGATCAATGTAACGGCCAGTTCCGACGAGGGGCATACGGTGAATAGGAGTTGTGAGCAGCAGATCGATCATGCGGAGCCATATCGACTTCGGTCTTTTGAGTGCAAAAATGAGGTTCCGGCCGGTTCGACGACAGAGATCGTACTCTCAATGGAGGATGAGTATGGGAACCTGATCGATGCTCGTAATGAGATTGAGAACGTGACGTTCTATGTCGGATCACCGGGAGATCGCGCTCATTTTGGGAATGGGGAGAAGGAGATCGTCGTCCCGGTGGATGGAAGCGGGGTGGTCAGTGTTGGTCTTACCATCGATACGAAGGCAGGAGAAAATATTGTGTATATCGACCTGCCGGAGGGGATAAAGGACGAATACCTCACGATAATAGGCACTGGAGATGAGATGCCGTACGAACTCACCGGTGAGGTCGACAGTGATTGGGTTCCGGCGAACGGCAAGGATCTCTTCACCATCACATACACAGTCCTGGATCAGCACAAAAACCCCTGTAATGGTACCGAGATTGCCATCAGCACTTCATTAGGGGAGAATGAGGGCCAAACTGTTCTGACGAATCGGGCTGGCCGCGCGACGATCACTTATGGACCCAGGAACACGGTAGGCAAGGTGACGATCACCGCAACGACACTTCAGAATGAGAATTTGATTGATACTCAGGTTGTCGAGTTCACAAGCACAGCGCCGGTCCGGATGGTCCTCACCGCCTCTCCCCGAATGATGCCGAGCGGCGACGTCCCGAACGCCAAACCCGCCAGGGTGATGGCAAAAGTCGTGGATATGAAGGGGTACCCCGTCGCGGGAGAGAAGGTCACCTTCACCATCAAGAGTCCTCATGGGGATGCACAGATAGAACCGCCATACTGGGCTAGCCCAGCAGGAGACAATACAACGGAGGCGTTCACCGATGAACAGGGTTATGCGGTCGCGCTTCTTTATCCTGGGTCGTTTGAGGTTGGGGAATATTCGCCTGCCCGCGCAGGTTGTACAGTTGGGGCGGTGTGGGACTCGTATCCAGAGCAAACTGTGGATCTGGAGTGGACCAATGTCCCGTATCTCAGTGTCCTCACTAATGTCACCCCCCCGAAGGCAGCATGGAACGATACTGTTGAGGTGGATATCACGTTGATCGGGAATGGATACAAACTCCAGCGCAAACCGGTTGATGTGGTGCTGGTGATGGACAAGTCAGTTAGCATGAGATACCGAGATAATAATGGCAATATTGTTTTAAGCCTCAGTAAGTCGCGGCTGAATGAAGCGCAAAATTCTGCGAAGGATTTTGTTAATCAGATGGATCTGGAGTGTGGTAGGGGTCGGGTTGGACTTATTGTGATGAACGAATTCGCGAAGAAAGCGCAATCTCTGACCAACGATTCTCAAAAAATAAATGCGGATATTGATGATCTGGCTCCAATACCTTCCTTTAGTTTGACAGTTCTGCTTAATATGGCAAAAGATGTACTAGATGGTAAAACTAACATGAGGGATTCTTTAAAACTTGCAATAGATGAGTTGAATTCTTCAGGGCGACCAGATGCTGTGAAGGCCGTTGTGTTGATCTCAGATGGAAAATGGAATATTAATGGTAACCCTCTTGCCCAGGGGATCGGATGGACTGAGGAGTATGATTTTTCTAAATACTACTTTGAAGATGAAGATTATCATTACTACTCGGACATAAAAGGAGAGGAGACACTGAGTTATTCTTTTGAAGGACAGTGGTGTAAAGGAGATAAAAAATATTTGAGATATCATCGATATGATAGGCCATCAAGATTCATCTATGGTGACACCTATTGGGTTCCAGATATACCCTCGAAGAATGACACAACCAGAGGTAAAATCGCGTGCTATGATGGTCAGTTCACCAACCAGAACATGTCCGTCTACGCAGCCAATAATGACGTAATTCTCTACACCATCGGCTTTGCGTCCACGGATCTGACCGAGATGGAACCCTATATGGTGACGCTCTCTGAGTCAACCGGTGGAAGATACACCTGGGCGAAAAACGAGACCGAACTCAAGAAAGTATATTCTGAGATCGCCGGTGAACTCTGGATCGAGGCCGGTGTCAACACCTCGCTCGCCCTCGACTTCACCGATGTCACGGTGAGCACCAACACGTCGGTGTTGACGGCGGCAGGGGATGAGGTCTTCGAGTATATCCCTGAGACCCACGAGAAAATGGTCTGGTTCAATGAGGATAGTGTTGAAGGGTATCCGAAGAGCCGTAATGACGCAGAGAACTGGACGAAAGGCAGACTGGATTTCGACATCGGGACCATCAAACTCAACCAGACCTGGCAGGCCACCTTCAAACTGAAAGTCCGGCCGAATCCAGATGCCATCGGCAACGTCAAGATCCTGGATGAAAACTCGATATTGACCTTCAACGAGGCCGATACCCTCAGGGTTCCAGACACCTACCTGACCGTGATGCGGAGTTTGAACAATGTTCCTCTCGGAGACGCCTCTCTCACTCTCGATGGCCTCAGGGAAACCGGGATCACACGCCAGACCATGGATATCGCCTGGAACCTCACCTACACCGGCAACAGCACGGTCACCGAAACGGTCGAGTACCGTGCGGAGCACGGTTCCTGGGCATTGGCAGAGACCAGGACCGCGGGGAAGGGTGAGACCCATGAACGGGCCAGACTTGATATCAGGGATCTGCCGTTGACCACCTATTACATCAGGGTCGTGGCCGACACCGACGATGCCGGTTCGCGCCACTGCATCATGCAGGTCGACCTCGGTGCGCTCCTGAACGATAAAACATACCTGAAGATCGAGTAA
- a CDS encoding Ig-like domain-containing protein — protein sequence MGQIRYWAFLMGVLLLCAGAMAAEGPRIAVTSAEEWLVAGSGAGTAVTATVTDAGGSPLPGMNVTFSCGAAMGLFSPVTATTGPDGTATATFVPGTGSGTALITATVESGGAEVSGTCEQKIDHAPPYRLQSLDYESRVSVDTTTGIVFSLEDEYGNLVDARRIAETFRFGVGSPDGSAGIFDGTAYCDDVVLPVGADGTVRAELRVARTAGENVVFVDLPEPVADLYLTFYGIGDGAPSSITASVNPGGTPPYLPADGESRFTITYTMKDQYGNPAGNRSVRVTSDVGTETVATSNSAGLAQVTFGPRDVTGLVTITAVSVDDPAVSCTVVVEFVHTDPVDMLLTANPQTMPSYDVNAGSVAEVRAKVIDVKGNPVPNETVTFSLGTVNTGSYGVTDAPALLGDVATTDENGYATILFRPGGFTTDRDDPAYSSAASGTGVVSATWGSVTREIELRWVNFPYLSVSAWVEPESGQVAVNETIDVNLALKGDGWALQPEPIDVVLVIDRSGSMRGEDSSGEVRLVSAKNAASTFIDAMDPRRDRVGLVSFSSTTTIDRGLTDDFSGVKTQLDALRADGSTQLRRGIYEAIRLLQEQGRDDAVKAVIVMTDGDWNTDADPLGRGIGLPDGVGRWSGSTILYDYYEYYDGLGGTLDYGWVSVPYAKWWGGGYYYQDERQWHCHDGEETNQNMGRFALDNGIKLYPITFAYSPGPEVTNTMETLASLTGGFYAHAPGGDELAGIYKRIAGELKTEAGVDTTIDLSFENVEVNGAAVPGDDVFEYIYEDGISTVIESWVENESGRYVVVPWHTEDQTADWQDDQSLHYDVGTVRLGQTWTTSYRLRVKTDGNINVFGPGSTISFNGGADQLTLPDTFISVRPEGTEPVFGNVILDLSDLHQVGTGPVTEFLKLGWDLDYNGTETVDQKIWYSTDENRHTQTLFMQMPPRSAAEVGAQTAEIDVRSIPAGQYYVWVHATAPDAGDDEIPYDGEITIGTGDSTKIRLE from the coding sequence ATGGGTCAAATACGATACTGGGCGTTCCTGATGGGTGTCCTTCTCCTCTGTGCGGGGGCCATGGCCGCAGAGGGCCCCCGGATCGCCGTCACGTCCGCCGAGGAGTGGCTCGTCGCGGGCAGCGGTGCAGGGACCGCCGTTACCGCCACGGTGACCGATGCCGGGGGGAGTCCGCTCCCCGGCATGAACGTCACCTTCTCCTGTGGCGCTGCCATGGGCTTGTTCTCCCCTGTCACGGCCACAACCGGTCCAGACGGGACGGCGACGGCTACCTTTGTTCCCGGGACCGGGAGCGGCACCGCCCTGATCACCGCGACGGTGGAGTCCGGGGGGGCGGAAGTCTCCGGCACCTGCGAGCAGAAGATCGACCATGCGCCGCCGTACCGCCTGCAGTCCCTGGACTATGAGAGCAGGGTGAGCGTCGACACCACGACCGGGATCGTCTTCTCGCTGGAGGACGAGTACGGCAATCTGGTCGACGCCCGCAGGATTGCAGAGACCTTCAGGTTCGGTGTCGGGTCGCCGGACGGGAGCGCCGGGATCTTCGACGGCACGGCTTACTGCGACGATGTGGTCCTGCCGGTAGGTGCCGACGGGACGGTCCGCGCAGAACTCAGGGTCGCCCGGACTGCCGGTGAGAATGTCGTCTTCGTCGACCTTCCCGAGCCGGTGGCAGACCTCTATCTGACATTCTACGGGATCGGGGACGGGGCCCCCAGTTCGATCACCGCCTCGGTCAATCCTGGCGGGACTCCCCCCTATCTCCCTGCCGACGGGGAGAGTCGGTTTACGATCACCTATACGATGAAGGACCAGTACGGCAACCCGGCCGGGAACCGCTCGGTCCGGGTCACCTCAGACGTGGGGACGGAGACCGTCGCCACCTCCAACTCGGCCGGCCTCGCCCAGGTCACCTTCGGGCCCAGGGACGTGACCGGGCTGGTGACGATCACCGCCGTCTCGGTGGACGACCCCGCGGTCTCGTGCACGGTGGTGGTGGAGTTCGTCCACACCGATCCGGTGGACATGCTCCTCACCGCCAACCCGCAGACGATGCCGAGCTATGACGTGAACGCGGGGAGTGTCGCGGAGGTGCGGGCCAAGGTGATCGATGTGAAGGGCAACCCGGTCCCGAACGAGACGGTCACCTTCTCGCTCGGCACCGTCAACACCGGATCATACGGGGTGACTGACGCCCCGGCGCTCCTCGGGGATGTGGCCACCACCGACGAGAACGGGTATGCGACGATACTCTTCAGGCCCGGCGGGTTCACCACCGATCGGGACGACCCGGCCTACAGTTCGGCCGCCAGCGGGACCGGCGTGGTCTCCGCGACATGGGGGAGCGTCACCAGGGAGATCGAACTCCGCTGGGTGAACTTCCCCTACCTCTCGGTCTCCGCGTGGGTGGAACCCGAGAGCGGGCAGGTCGCGGTGAACGAGACGATCGACGTGAACCTCGCCCTGAAAGGCGACGGCTGGGCCCTGCAGCCCGAACCGATCGACGTGGTGCTGGTCATCGATAGGTCCGGGAGCATGCGGGGGGAGGACAGTTCCGGAGAGGTCCGATTGGTCAGTGCAAAAAACGCCGCTTCAACCTTTATCGATGCCATGGATCCGCGACGTGACCGGGTGGGGCTTGTATCTTTCTCTTCCACGACGACCATTGACAGGGGCCTGACCGATGATTTCTCTGGTGTCAAGACCCAGTTGGATGCTCTTAGAGCAGATGGTTCGACGCAACTGCGCCGGGGGATCTACGAGGCCATCAGGCTTCTCCAGGAGCAGGGGCGGGACGACGCGGTGAAGGCGGTGATCGTCATGACCGACGGTGACTGGAATACTGATGCTGATCCGCTCGGACGAGGTATAGGGTTGCCTGATGGCGTTGGGAGATGGAGCGGAAGTACGATCCTGTATGATTACTATGAGTATTACGACGGCCTCGGTGGGACACTCGATTATGGATGGGTTTCTGTTCCATATGCTAAGTGGTGGGGCGGAGGTTACTATTATCAAGACGAACGTCAGTGGCACTGCCACGATGGCGAGGAGACAAACCAGAATATGGGTCGCTTCGCTCTGGATAATGGAATAAAACTCTATCCGATCACCTTTGCCTACAGCCCTGGTCCGGAAGTCACCAATACGATGGAGACGCTGGCCTCATTGACCGGTGGGTTCTACGCACACGCTCCCGGTGGCGACGAACTCGCCGGGATCTACAAGCGGATCGCCGGCGAACTCAAGACCGAGGCAGGCGTCGACACCACCATCGATCTCTCCTTCGAGAACGTCGAGGTGAACGGGGCAGCGGTGCCTGGCGACGATGTCTTCGAGTACATCTACGAGGACGGTATCTCGACGGTCATCGAGAGCTGGGTCGAGAACGAGTCGGGCAGGTACGTGGTGGTCCCGTGGCACACCGAGGACCAGACCGCCGACTGGCAGGACGACCAGTCCCTCCACTATGATGTCGGGACCGTCAGGCTCGGCCAGACTTGGACGACGTCGTACCGTCTCAGGGTAAAGACCGACGGCAACATCAATGTCTTCGGGCCCGGGTCGACCATCTCCTTCAACGGCGGCGCCGATCAACTCACCCTCCCCGACACCTTCATCTCGGTCCGTCCGGAAGGCACCGAGCCTGTTTTCGGGAATGTGATCCTCGATCTCTCCGACCTCCACCAGGTCGGCACCGGCCCGGTCACCGAGTTCCTCAAACTGGGGTGGGACCTCGACTATAATGGGACCGAAACGGTGGACCAGAAGATCTGGTATTCGACCGACGAGAACCGGCATACCCAGACATTATTCATGCAGATGCCGCCCCGTTCTGCCGCAGAGGTCGGCGCGCAGACGGCCGAGATCGATGTGCGGAGCATCCCTGCGGGCCAGTATTATGTCTGGGTCCATGCAACCGCCCCGGATGCCGGGGATGATGAAATCCCTTACGACGGGGAGATCACCATCGGCACCGGGGACAGCACCAAGATCAGGCTTGAGTAG